In Actinoplanes octamycinicus, the genomic window ATGCTTCATGTTCGTGGCGACGCGCAGCTCACGGTGAGGTATCGATCGGACGACCACTGCCTATACGACTAGATGACGCACGACTATAGTCGGGGGCGTGTCGCAATATCTCATGGGAGCCGGCGAGATCGCCAAACGGCTCGGGCTCAGCCGCCAGCGCGTCCAGCAACTCAGTGAGCGCGACGACTGGCCCGTTCCCTATGACGAGCTCGCCATGGGACGCGTCTGGTTGAAATCCGACATCGAGTTGTGGATCACCTATCAGCGTGCCGCGGACGCGCTGCCGAACGCCGACTTCATCCACGATCCGTCGACCGGCTGAGTTTCTCCCAGCCGGTCAGCTCGGCCCGCAACCATTCCTGGTGGGCGGCGATGGCGTCGACCGCGTCGCTGCCCAGGGCCAGGCGCAACGGCGGCTCCGGGTGATCCAGAGCGGTCAGGATCGCTCGGGCCGCCTTGGCCGGATCGCCCGGCTGGGTGCCGTCCATCGCGTCGACCGCGGCCCGCGTCGGACCCACCGACGCCGCGTAGGCGTCGATCGCCGCCGACCGGTGCATCCGGCTCCCGCCGAACTCGGTGCGGAAGGCTCCCGGCTCCACGATCACCACCCGTACGCCGAACGGCCGCACCTCGGCCGCCAGCGCCTCGGACAACCCTTCCAGGGCGAACTTCGCCGCACAGTAGGCACCGAACCCGGGCATGCTGAGCTGCCCGCCCATCGAGCTGATCTGCACGATCGCGCCACTGCCCCGGCGGCGCAGGTGCGGCAGGGCGGCCTTGGTCACCTCGACCGCGCCGAAGAACATCACGTCGAGCACCGCGCGCAGCTCGGCCATGGTCAGTTCCTCGACCGCGCCGACGCTGCCGTGCCCGGCGTTGTTCACCACCACGTCGATCCGGCCGAACTCGGCGACGGTCCGTTGCACGGCGGCCGCCACCTGATCGCTGTCGGTCACGTCGAGAGCCGCGGTACGCACCCGGTCCCCGCCGGCCGCGGCCAGCCCGGTCAGCCGGCGCGGATCCCGTGCGGTGGCCATCACCCGGTCACCGACGTCCAGCGCGGCCAGGGCCAGTTCCCGCCCGAAACCGGCCGAGCACCCGGTGATCAGCCACACCCGTTCCGTCTGATTGGTCATGCCCCGAGTCTTTCCAGGGCCGGGGCACGCCGGCCAACACCGGTTTCCGATGGCGGTTACAGTCCCTGACTGTGACGGAACTGCGGCAGCTGCGGTACTTCGTGGCGGTGGCCGATCAGCTCAGCTTCACCCGGGCCGCCGCGCAGCTGCACGTCGCGCAGCAGTCGCTGTCCCAGCAGATCGGGGTGCTGGAGCGGCAGATCGGGGTGCGGTTGTTCGACCGGGACACCCGGGGGACGCGGCTCACCCCGGCCGGGGAGGCGCTGCTGCCCGGTGCCCGGGACGTGCTCACGCGTACCGAAGAAGCCGTCGCGGCGGCGCAGCGGGCCGCGACCGACCAGATCTCGCTGGGGTTTCTCTCCTCGACGGCGAACTACATGCTGCCCGCCGTGGTCCGGGCGGTCCGCGACCGGCTGCCCCGGGTCGCGCTGTCCACCCACGACCTGCCGATCGACGCCCTGGTCGCCGGGCTGCGCGAGGGCCGGATCGACCTGGCGTTCACCCGCCCGCCGCTGGTCGCCGACCTGGCCACCTGGACGATCACCACCGAGCCGGTGTGCGCGGTGCTGCCGTCCGGCCATCGGCTCGCCGGCGCCGCCGCGCTCTCGCTCGGCGAGCTGGCCGGGGAGGACTGGGTGCTCACGCCGCGGGAGTCCTGGCCGCCGTGGCACGACAAGTACGACCGGGACTTCACCGCGGCCGGCTTCGAGCCCCGGGTGGTGCAGCGCGCGTCCGGGGTGCCGAGCCTGCTCGGGCTGGTCGCGGCCGGCGTCGGGGTGACCCGGCTGGCCCGGTCCGCGGCGAGCATCCGGCGGTCCGGGGTGGTCTTCGTGCCGCTCACCGGGGAGGTCGCGGAGACCGTGCTGGCCTGGAACCCGGCGCGCGACCACCCGATGCGCGGGCAGCTGCAGGCGATCGTCGGGCACCTGGCCAGCACCACCGATCTGACCAGCGGCGGATAGTGGTTAACTGTCGCCATGGGGCTGTTCACGCTGGCGGAGGCACGGTCGGAGCTGGCGCGGCTGCGGCCGGCCCTGGACGAGATCGTCGAGCTCCGGGCGGACATGGTGGAGCTGTCCGCGGCGCTGGTCCCGGGCGGTGAGCCGACGTCGCTGGGCGGGCTGCCGGAGCGCAAGGCCGCCGAGGCCCGGCTGAACGAGTTGATGACCGAGATCCAGGAGTCCGGGGCGGAGCTGAAGAGCGTGGCGCCGCTGCTGATCGACTTCCCGGCCGACCTGGATGGCCTGCCGGTGCTGCTCTGCTGGCTGGAGGGCGAGGCCGAGCTGGGCTGGTACCACCGGCCTGACCTGGGCGTGGCCGGCCGGCGGCGGATCCCGCCCACGGCCTGACCATGGGCGTGGCCGGCCGGCGGCGGATCCCGCGCGGCCTGATCGCGCTCAGGAGCCGGCGGTCACCGGCGTGGCGCCCAGGACGGTGTCCCGGCCCGCCGCCTTCGCCGCGTAGAGGGCGTGGTCGGCACGCTCCAGCAGGCGCTCGGACGACTCGGCGCCGGACCAGACCGCGAACCCGATGCTGCACGTCTCCGGCGCCGGCGTCGCGGACCGCAACCGGTTCAGGATCTCGGCCGCCGCCGCGTCGTCGCAGCCGGGCAGCGCGATCACGAACTCCTCGCCGCCCCACCGGGCGATCAGGTCGCCGTCGCGCAGCTGGGCCCGGAACGCGGCCGCGGTGGCGATCAGCAGGTCGTCGCCGGCCGGGTGGCCGTACGTGTCGTTGTACCGCTTGAAGTGGTCCAGGTCGGCGATCGCCACGGCCAGCGGCTGCCCGCCGGCCCGGGCCGCCACCAGCAACTCGGCGAAGCCGGCCTGCCAGGCCCGCCGGTTCGACAAGCCGGTCAGCGTGTCGGTGTAGGCCATCTGCTCCAGCCGGGACAGCAGCCGTTCGTGGTCCAGCGCGAGCGCGGTCTCGTCGGCGAGCAGCGCCACCGCCCGGGCGCGCAGGTCGCTGACCGAGGTGATCCGGGTCCGCCAGCTGACCACCAGCATCGCGACCACCCGGCCGTCGGCGATCACCGGCTGCCACATCATCGAGCGGGCGTCGACCAGGCGCAGCAGGGCGGCCGACACCCGCGGGTCGCTCCCCGGGTCGGCGAGGAAGACCGGCTGCCCGTCCCGGTACACGGTCGCGATCATCGAGGTGCCGTCCATCGGCACCCGGGTGCCGGCCACCTGGACACCGACGTCGCCGGTGACCACCAGGTCGGCGCCGTCCGGTTCGAGCAGGCTGACCGCGTCGGCCTCGGCCAGCTCACGGACCGCTTCGATGATCGTGTCGCGGGCGTCCTCGCCGGTGCGGATCCGGCGGGCGGCGGCGGAGACCGCGGCGAGCAGCCGGTCCGACTCGCGGACGGCCCGCTCGGCGAGGTGCCGGTCGGTGACGTCGTGCAGGTGGATCAGCGTCCAGTGCCGGGTGTCGGTGCGGTCCAGCACGCCGGTGCGTCCGACGGTCAGCCACACCCAGCGGACCGACCCGTCCGGGCGGACGTAACGCATCTGCCGCCCGGCCGGGTCGATCGCCACGCCCGGCTCGACGTAGGCGTGGCTGCTCGCCCCGACCAGCTCGTCGGCCGGCA contains:
- a CDS encoding DNA-binding protein — translated: MSQYLMGAGEIAKRLGLSRQRVQQLSERDDWPVPYDELAMGRVWLKSDIELWITYQRAADALPNADFIHDPSTG
- a CDS encoding oxidoreductase, giving the protein MTNQTERVWLITGCSAGFGRELALAALDVGDRVMATARDPRRLTGLAAAGGDRVRTAALDVTDSDQVAAAVQRTVAEFGRIDVVVNNAGHGSVGAVEELTMAELRAVLDVMFFGAVEVTKAALPHLRRRGSGAIVQISSMGGQLSMPGFGAYCAAKFALEGLSEALAAEVRPFGVRVVIVEPGAFRTEFGGSRMHRSAAIDAYAASVGPTRAAVDAMDGTQPGDPAKAARAILTALDHPEPPLRLALGSDAVDAIAAHQEWLRAELTGWEKLSRSTDRG
- a CDS encoding LysR family transcriptional regulator, which produces MTELRQLRYFVAVADQLSFTRAAAQLHVAQQSLSQQIGVLERQIGVRLFDRDTRGTRLTPAGEALLPGARDVLTRTEEAVAAAQRAATDQISLGFLSSTANYMLPAVVRAVRDRLPRVALSTHDLPIDALVAGLREGRIDLAFTRPPLVADLATWTITTEPVCAVLPSGHRLAGAAALSLGELAGEDWVLTPRESWPPWHDKYDRDFTAAGFEPRVVQRASGVPSLLGLVAAGVGVTRLARSAASIRRSGVVFVPLTGEVAETVLAWNPARDHPMRGQLQAIVGHLASTTDLTSGG
- a CDS encoding DUF2203 domain-containing protein, with translation MGLFTLAEARSELARLRPALDEIVELRADMVELSAALVPGGEPTSLGGLPERKAAEARLNELMTEIQESGAELKSVAPLLIDFPADLDGLPVLLCWLEGEAELGWYHRPDLGVAGRRRIPPTA
- a CDS encoding sensor domain-containing diguanylate cyclase: MSAAPYRDPSDPRRLPAQGGRRAEGRPDSEPSARWRRAALASYYVALMLANCLMLTGAARVVLALLAGATALLLLVAAARGAGRSGAGRSGAGRSGAGRSGAGQGEAGRPGAGRRGTGRGWENLAYLPVVVAVAQVAITGQLHYTTTLLLTLVGVGAAVPARRTAALAGLLGCVGWVAAVVTDDRLRTPELGYYATQLAMAAMLGVILHEALRRRQRDLRAARDELAVVLERFENLFQASPAGVGITDEHGVFVAVNPAFCDLAGMPADELVGASSHAYVEPGVAIDPAGRQMRYVRPDGSVRWVWLTVGRTGVLDRTDTRHWTLIHLHDVTDRHLAERAVRESDRLLAAVSAAARRIRTGEDARDTIIEAVRELAEADAVSLLEPDGADLVVTGDVGVQVAGTRVPMDGTSMIATVYRDGQPVFLADPGSDPRVSAALLRLVDARSMMWQPVIADGRVVAMLVVSWRTRITSVSDLRARAVALLADETALALDHERLLSRLEQMAYTDTLTGLSNRRAWQAGFAELLVAARAGGQPLAVAIADLDHFKRYNDTYGHPAGDDLLIATAAAFRAQLRDGDLIARWGGEEFVIALPGCDDAAAAEILNRLRSATPAPETCSIGFAVWSGAESSERLLERADHALYAAKAAGRDTVLGATPVTAGS